In Buchnera aphidicola (Ceratovacuna japonica), the genomic window AAATTATAAAAGAAAAAAAAAACAAATATTATAAAAAAATAGATGTTTACATAAGAAAAAAAGAATGGAAAAAATCTAAAAATATTTTAACAAAATTAAAATTTTTAAATAAAATCTTAAATAAAAAAATATGAAAAACATTTATTCTTAAAAAGTAATAAGGAGATTTTATGCCTCAAATTTTATTTTTACCAAACAAAATAATTGTACCTAACGGAGCTAAAATATTTGCAAAAACTGGAGAAACTATATTAAATGCTGCTTTAAAAAATAATATAAACATTGATCATGCATGTGAAAAATCTTGCGCATGTACAACATGTCATTGTATAATAAAAAAAGGTTTTTCTTCTCTTTCAAAATGTTCAGAAAAAGAAGAAGACACATTAGATAAAGCATGGAAAGTAGAAGAAAATAGCAGATTAACCTGTCAAGCTAAAATGGGAAAAAAAAATATTATAGTAGAAATACCATATTATTCTTCTAATTATACTAAATAAAAATATAATACTTAAATCAAACATATGGATTATTATTTTTTTTAAAAAAAATTTTTAGAGATATACCCTTTAAATTTAAATATTTAATAAAAGAATTTACTAAATATTTTTTATATGAAAAAAGTAAACCTTCTGTTCTATTACCATGAATTAATATTCTAAATGGTTTTCTAGAAATTAAATTAGCATATTTTAATCTTATTTTTTTTCTATTAAATAAAGGAGGTTTATGATTATCTACAATTTTTTTTAATATTTTAGTTAATATAGAAGAAGGATAATCTTTTTCTAATAATTTATTAATATTATTAATAGCTTTAAATATAGAAAACAAATTTTGTTTTTTTTTAGCTGAAATGAAAAAATAATCCACAAAAAAAAATTTATCTACAACAGATTTTAAAGTATTTTTAAAATTTATTTTTTTTTTTAAAGATAACAAATCCCATTTATTTATTACTATAAAAAAACATTTTTCTAACAAAATAATACTATTAATTAAACAAAAATCTTGATTAGATATTTTACAAGTAGAATCTAAAATCATAATAACAATATCACTATTTTTAATACAACTAAAAGATTTTTTTACAGATAACTTTTCTATTTTAGAAGAAACATTTTTAAATCTTCTTACACCAGCAGTATCAAAAAAAATATATCTATTTTTTTTATAAAAGTAACATACTTCAGTACTATCAGTAGTAGTTCCAGGAGAATTATCTGTTATAACACGATTTTCATTAACTATTGAGTTTATAAATGTAGACTTACCAACGTTTGGTTTTCCTAAAACAGATATTTTTATACAGTTTACATAATCATTTTTTATTATATCTTTATTTTTTAATAAGTAAAAATTACATTTATATTTATTATAATTAACAAAAAAATTTTTGTTTTTTAAAAAAGGAACTATATAATTATGTAATAATTTTATTATTCCAGAATTATTAACACAAGAAGTAAAAAAAACATCTTTAAAACCCAAAGAATAAAAATCCAAATTATAATTAGAAAAATTAAAATTTTCAGATTTATTTACTATTAAAAAAACTTTTTTATTAAATTTTCTTAAAATTTTAGAAATTTTA contains:
- the fdx gene encoding ISC system 2Fe-2S type ferredoxin; translation: MPQILFLPNKIIVPNGAKIFAKTGETILNAALKNNINIDHACEKSCACTTCHCIIKKGFSSLSKCSEKEEDTLDKAWKVEENSRLTCQAKMGKKNIIVEIPYYSSNYTK
- the der gene encoding ribosome biogenesis GTPase Der, coding for MLKNYVTLVGRTNVGKSSLFNMFINKDVSISTNCKNFTVDTNIACIRISSNECFFISDTAGIKENNNSNLLNKIEKNIFYYINNSKLILFVISAYDGITFLDIKISKILRKFNKKVFLIVNKSENFNFSNYNLDFYSLGFKDVFFTSCVNNSGIIKLLHNYIVPFLKNKNFFVNYNKYKCNFYLLKNKDIIKNDYVNCIKISVLGKPNVGKSTFINSIVNENRVITDNSPGTTTDSTEVCYFYKKNRYIFFDTAGVRRFKNVSSKIEKLSVKKSFSCIKNSDIVIMILDSTCKISNQDFCLINSIILLEKCFFIVINKWDLLSLKKKINFKNTLKSVVDKFFFVDYFFISAKKKQNLFSIFKAINNINKLLEKDYPSSILTKILKKIVDNHKPPLFNRKKIRLKYANLISRKPFRILIHGNRTEGLLFSYKKYLVNSFIKYLNLKGISLKIFFKKNNNPYV